In Macadamia integrifolia cultivar HAES 741 chromosome 13, SCU_Mint_v3, whole genome shotgun sequence, one DNA window encodes the following:
- the LOC122058705 gene encoding AP2-like ethylene-responsive transcription factor AIL5 isoform X2, protein MPLFNSFSENTPLSSITTRPTSMGSSQNWLGFSLSNHHNPAVADSSQLCLFEAFNTTTNKNNNPHCGVDSSVEEDGSRGSNLPMLTSGPKLEDFLGGAGGAAGGQASFCQFPGENQVAVADTTGIYGSELKTIAASFLRGYSMEQTGTEKPVALVESASKKAVDTFGQRTSIYRGVTRHRWTGRYEAHLWDNSCRREGQSRKGRQGGYDKEEKAARAYDLAALKYWGPTTTTNFPVSNYEKELEEMKNMTRQEFVASLRRKSSGFSRGASIYRGVTRHHQHGRWQARIGRVAGNKDLYLGTFRTQEEAAEAYDIAAIKFRGLNAVTNFDMSRYDVKSIANSNLPIGGITNKTNKTSSESASDNKSGSDDRDHLSSASSVSFVSQPSSTTLSFAIPIKPDPSDYWSILGYHNQNQNNPSQTATTISLYQDGFLNGGMDFSATSGGAANGSNNNGFLNGGVGGFVGGPQCGSTNGSISIPFATPITVSGSSSNSYEGSSYGSWIAPSLHAFQSAKPNLSVFQTPIFGME, encoded by the exons ATGCCTCTGTTCAACTCTTTTTCCGAAAACACCCCTCTCTCTTCTATCACAACAAGACCAACAAGCATGGGCTCTTCTCAAAACTGGCTAGGCTTCTCCCTCTCCAATCATCATAACCCTGCAGTTGCAGACTCTTCACAGCTCTGCCTCTTCGAAGCCTtcaacaccaccaccaacaaaaacaacaacccTCATT GTGGGGTTGACAGTAGCgtggaagaagatggaagcAGAGGATCGAATCTGCCGATGCTCACATCCGGTCCAAAGCTGGAAGATTTCCTTGGCGGAGCAGGCGGCGCCGCTGGTGGTCAAGCGTCGTTCTGTCAGTTTCCTGGTGAGAATCAAGTGGCGGTGGCTGACACCACTGGTATTTATGGTTCAGAGCTGAAAACAATCGCTGCTAGTTTCTTGCGTGGCTACTCAATGGAACAAACTGGGACAGAGAAACCGGTTGCCCTGGTCGAATCTGCTTCAAAGAAAGCTGTTGATACCTTTGGCCAGAGAACTTCGATTTATCGAGGAGTCACCAG GCATAGATGGACTGGAAGATATGAAGCTCATCTATGGGATAATAGTTGCAGAAGAGAAGGGCAGAGCCGCAAAGGAAGACAAG GTGGTTAtgataaagaagagaaagcaGCAAGAGCGTACGACCTTGCAGCTCTCAAGTACTGGGGTCCAACTACTACTACAAATTTTCCG GTCTCTAACTATGAAAAGGAGCTGGAGGAGATGAAGAATATGACCAGGCAGGAGTTTGTTGCTTCACTCAGAAG GAAAAGCAGTGGGTTCTCCAGGGGAGCTTCAATCTATAGAGGTGTCACAAG GCATCATCAACATGGTAGATGGCAGGCAAGAATAGGTAGAGTTGCAGGCAACAAAGACCTCTACTTGGGAACCTTCA GGACCCAAGAAGAAGCAGCTGAAGCCTATGACATTGCAGCAATCAAGTTCAGAGGTCTGAATGCAGTGACCAACTTTGACATGAGTAGATATGATGTGAAAAGCATAGCTAACAGCAATCTTCCTATTGGAGGCATCACAAACAAGACCAACAAGACATCTTCAGAATCAGCTTCTGATAATAAGAGTGGGTCAGATGATAGAGATCATCTCTCTTCAGCATCTTCAGTGTCCTTTGTTTCACAGCCTTCATCTACAACTCTCAGCTTTGCAATACCCATTAAGCCAGACCCATCAGATTACTGGTCCATCCTTGGTTATCATAATCAGAACCAAAATAATCCATCTCAAACAGCAACAACTATAAGCTTATATCAAGATGGGTTCTTAAATGGTGGAATGGATTTCTCTGCAACTTCTGGTGGTGCTGCAAATGGGAGCAATAATAATGGATTCTTGAATGGAGGAGTAGGAGGGTTCGTAGGAGGGCCACAGTGTGGTAGTACAAATGGTTCAATTTCAATCCCTTTTGCTACACCCATTACTGTGAGTGGTAGCAGCAGCAACAGTTATGAGGGCTCTAGTTATGGGAGTTGGATTGCGCCATCTCTTCATGCATTTCAATCTGCAAAACCTAATCTTTCAGTGTTTCAGACCCCCATTTTTGGAATGGAATGA
- the LOC122058705 gene encoding AP2-like ethylene-responsive transcription factor AIL5 isoform X1 yields MPLFNSFSENTPLSSITTRPTSMGSSQNWLGFSLSNHHNPAVADSSQLCLFEAFNTTTNKNNNPHCGVDSSVEEDGSRGSNLPMLTSGPKLEDFLGGAGGAAGGQASFCQFPGENQVAVADTTGIYGSELKTIAASFLRGYSMEQTGTEKPVALVESASKKAVDTFGQRTSIYRGVTRHRWTGRYEAHLWDNSCRREGQSRKGRQVYLGGYDKEEKAARAYDLAALKYWGPTTTTNFPVSNYEKELEEMKNMTRQEFVASLRRKSSGFSRGASIYRGVTRHHQHGRWQARIGRVAGNKDLYLGTFRTQEEAAEAYDIAAIKFRGLNAVTNFDMSRYDVKSIANSNLPIGGITNKTNKTSSESASDNKSGSDDRDHLSSASSVSFVSQPSSTTLSFAIPIKPDPSDYWSILGYHNQNQNNPSQTATTISLYQDGFLNGGMDFSATSGGAANGSNNNGFLNGGVGGFVGGPQCGSTNGSISIPFATPITVSGSSSNSYEGSSYGSWIAPSLHAFQSAKPNLSVFQTPIFGME; encoded by the exons ATGCCTCTGTTCAACTCTTTTTCCGAAAACACCCCTCTCTCTTCTATCACAACAAGACCAACAAGCATGGGCTCTTCTCAAAACTGGCTAGGCTTCTCCCTCTCCAATCATCATAACCCTGCAGTTGCAGACTCTTCACAGCTCTGCCTCTTCGAAGCCTtcaacaccaccaccaacaaaaacaacaacccTCATT GTGGGGTTGACAGTAGCgtggaagaagatggaagcAGAGGATCGAATCTGCCGATGCTCACATCCGGTCCAAAGCTGGAAGATTTCCTTGGCGGAGCAGGCGGCGCCGCTGGTGGTCAAGCGTCGTTCTGTCAGTTTCCTGGTGAGAATCAAGTGGCGGTGGCTGACACCACTGGTATTTATGGTTCAGAGCTGAAAACAATCGCTGCTAGTTTCTTGCGTGGCTACTCAATGGAACAAACTGGGACAGAGAAACCGGTTGCCCTGGTCGAATCTGCTTCAAAGAAAGCTGTTGATACCTTTGGCCAGAGAACTTCGATTTATCGAGGAGTCACCAG GCATAGATGGACTGGAAGATATGAAGCTCATCTATGGGATAATAGTTGCAGAAGAGAAGGGCAGAGCCGCAAAGGAAGACAAG TTTATTTGG GTGGTTAtgataaagaagagaaagcaGCAAGAGCGTACGACCTTGCAGCTCTCAAGTACTGGGGTCCAACTACTACTACAAATTTTCCG GTCTCTAACTATGAAAAGGAGCTGGAGGAGATGAAGAATATGACCAGGCAGGAGTTTGTTGCTTCACTCAGAAG GAAAAGCAGTGGGTTCTCCAGGGGAGCTTCAATCTATAGAGGTGTCACAAG GCATCATCAACATGGTAGATGGCAGGCAAGAATAGGTAGAGTTGCAGGCAACAAAGACCTCTACTTGGGAACCTTCA GGACCCAAGAAGAAGCAGCTGAAGCCTATGACATTGCAGCAATCAAGTTCAGAGGTCTGAATGCAGTGACCAACTTTGACATGAGTAGATATGATGTGAAAAGCATAGCTAACAGCAATCTTCCTATTGGAGGCATCACAAACAAGACCAACAAGACATCTTCAGAATCAGCTTCTGATAATAAGAGTGGGTCAGATGATAGAGATCATCTCTCTTCAGCATCTTCAGTGTCCTTTGTTTCACAGCCTTCATCTACAACTCTCAGCTTTGCAATACCCATTAAGCCAGACCCATCAGATTACTGGTCCATCCTTGGTTATCATAATCAGAACCAAAATAATCCATCTCAAACAGCAACAACTATAAGCTTATATCAAGATGGGTTCTTAAATGGTGGAATGGATTTCTCTGCAACTTCTGGTGGTGCTGCAAATGGGAGCAATAATAATGGATTCTTGAATGGAGGAGTAGGAGGGTTCGTAGGAGGGCCACAGTGTGGTAGTACAAATGGTTCAATTTCAATCCCTTTTGCTACACCCATTACTGTGAGTGGTAGCAGCAGCAACAGTTATGAGGGCTCTAGTTATGGGAGTTGGATTGCGCCATCTCTTCATGCATTTCAATCTGCAAAACCTAATCTTTCAGTGTTTCAGACCCCCATTTTTGGAATGGAATGA